Proteins encoded together in one Stutzerimonas stutzeri window:
- a CDS encoding Y-family DNA polymerase, translating to MLWACILLPQLAMDGILRHRDDAAAPLVLLAGPPQRRVLQAVNTAARKLGLKPGQSLVAAQALTHDFATADYDPLMIERWQQFLAAWGYGYSAQVSLHYPRCLLLEVHSSLGLFGPWPRFEKRLREELTGLGFRHRITLAPNPAAARVLANAHDGLAVTDTAALHQALGALPIERLGLPREVSTSLVRMGLRHLHQLLALPRDSLARRFPAEVLAQLDTLLGHRPLPLEFYRPPDVFDTRIELNFEVESHQALLFPLRRLTADLAAFLAGRDSGVQRFSLYLEHRTLPDSEVPVGLLSTEREPAMLFELTRGRLEHLQLPAPVLAVRLLARDLPAFTPAHQALFDERPQQNVPWEQLRERLRARLGDDAVVSLSARADHRPECAWREGSLAHTEPLPQVGLRPGWLLNTPQPLREEGLLTLAGPERIESGWWDGADARRDYYRVQTTTGQQGWAFRALTGGPLLLHGWFA from the coding sequence ATGCTCTGGGCCTGCATTCTACTGCCGCAACTGGCCATGGACGGCATCCTGCGCCACCGCGACGATGCCGCCGCACCACTGGTTCTGCTCGCCGGCCCGCCACAGCGCCGCGTGCTGCAGGCCGTCAACACCGCCGCCCGCAAGCTCGGCCTCAAGCCAGGGCAATCGCTGGTCGCAGCCCAGGCATTGACCCACGACTTCGCCACTGCCGATTACGACCCGCTGATGATCGAACGCTGGCAGCAGTTTCTGGCGGCCTGGGGTTACGGCTACAGCGCCCAGGTCAGCTTGCACTATCCGCGCTGTCTGCTGCTGGAGGTGCATTCCAGCCTCGGCCTGTTCGGCCCCTGGCCACGATTCGAGAAGCGTCTGCGCGAGGAGCTCACAGGCCTGGGCTTCCGCCACCGCATCACCCTGGCACCCAACCCGGCGGCCGCGCGCGTCCTCGCCAATGCCCATGATGGGCTGGCCGTGACCGATACGGCCGCGCTGCATCAGGCGCTCGGGGCACTGCCGATCGAGCGCCTCGGCCTGCCCCGCGAAGTCAGCACATCGCTGGTACGCATGGGCCTGCGCCATCTTCATCAACTGCTCGCCCTGCCGCGCGACAGCCTGGCCAGACGCTTTCCGGCCGAAGTGCTGGCCCAGCTCGACACCCTGCTCGGGCATCGGCCGCTACCTCTGGAGTTCTACCGCCCGCCGGATGTCTTCGACACCCGCATCGAACTGAATTTCGAGGTGGAGTCCCACCAGGCCCTGCTGTTTCCATTGCGCAGACTGACCGCCGACCTGGCCGCCTTTCTCGCCGGGCGGGACAGCGGCGTCCAGCGTTTCAGTCTGTACCTGGAACATCGCACCCTGCCCGACAGCGAGGTGCCGGTCGGCCTGCTCAGTACCGAACGCGAGCCCGCCATGCTGTTCGAACTGACCCGTGGCCGCCTCGAGCATCTGCAACTGCCGGCCCCCGTCCTGGCCGTGCGTCTGCTGGCTCGCGATCTGCCAGCCTTCACGCCGGCCCATCAGGCCTTGTTCGACGAGCGCCCGCAGCAGAATGTGCCCTGGGAGCAACTGCGCGAACGCCTCCGCGCCCGACTGGGTGACGACGCCGTAGTCTCGCTGAGCGCACGAGCGGACCACCGCCCGGAATGCGCCTGGCGGGAAGGCAGCCTCGCCCACACCGAACCCTTGCCCCAAGTAGGTTTGCGCCCCGGCTGGCTGCTGAACACCCCGCAGCCCTTGCGCGAAGAGGGTCTGCTCACCCTGGCTGGCCCCGAGCGCATCGAGTCCGGCTGGTGGGATGGTGCCGACGCGCGGCGCGACTACTATCGGGTGCAAACCACTACCGGCCAACAGGGTTGGGCGTTTCGCGCCCTTACCGGAGGGCCGCTGCTGCTGCACGGCTGGTTCGCATGA
- a CDS encoding error-prone DNA polymerase: protein MNAKYAELHCLSNFSFQRGASSARELFERAKRQGYDALAITDECSLAGIVRAWQASKDTGLPLIIGSEVQIEGGPKLVLLVENLTGYQALCQLITRARRRAEKGRYQALREDLSEGSLEGLLAIWLPGHAGADTDGRWLLERFRERLWLGIELHRGPDDALQLRQSLTQASRLGIPAVACGDVHMHARGRRALQDCMTAIRHHLPVAEAGCHLFPNGERHLRSREELAQLYPAALLSETLRISQRCHFQLDQLKYHYPHELVPPGHDSTSWLRKLVEDGARWRWPDGIPEKARAQLEHELELIGDLHYESYFLTVHDIVRFARERGILCQGRGSAANSSVCFVLGITELDPVRSKLLFERFLSRERNEPPDIDVDFEHDRREEVIQYVFQRYGRNRAALTAVASSYRATGALRDVAKALGLPPDQINALAGCCGRWSEHIPDDSRLREAGFDPDNPVLRRVLVLTDALIGFPRHLSQHPGGFVISEQPLDTLVPIENASMADRTVIQWDKNDLDAVGLLKVDVLALGMLSAIRRCFDLIEHYRGTRWTIATLPAEDKPTYEMISRADTIGVFQIESRAQMAMLPRLRPKTFYDLVIQVAIVRPGPIQGDMVHPYLRRRNKEEEVDYPSEELKPVFERTLGVPLFQEQVMELAIVAAEYTPDEADKLRRAMAAWKRHGSLEPHRVRLTERMLAKGYQPDFIARIFEQIKGFGSYGFPESHAASFALLTYASCWLKRHEPAAFACALINSWPMGFYNPDQILQDARRHRLEIRPVDVRHSGWDCSLEPSRQAQPAIRLGLRMVRGFRETDAQRIEAARQRQPFTDIHDLCLRAELEPRAREQLADAGALRGLAGHRHRARWAVAGIEPQLPLFASLPAPEETSINLPLPSVGEDLFNDYATLGTTLGPHPLLLLRDELKARRCRSSRELGTIEHGRPVSVAGLVIGRQRPQTASGVIFVTLEDEFGMVNVVVWRDLAERQRRPLLQSQLLRVDGHLESASGVRHLIAGRLSDLTPLLTGLDVRSRDFQ, encoded by the coding sequence ATGAACGCCAAATACGCCGAGCTGCACTGCCTGTCCAACTTCAGCTTCCAGCGGGGTGCATCCAGCGCGCGCGAACTCTTCGAGCGTGCCAAGCGCCAGGGCTATGACGCTCTGGCGATCACCGACGAATGCAGCCTGGCCGGTATCGTGCGCGCCTGGCAGGCCTCGAAGGACACCGGTCTGCCGCTGATCATTGGCAGCGAGGTGCAGATCGAGGGCGGGCCCAAACTGGTCTTGCTGGTGGAGAACCTGACCGGCTACCAGGCCTTGTGCCAGCTGATCACCCGTGCCCGCCGAAGGGCCGAGAAAGGTCGTTACCAGGCGCTGCGCGAAGACCTGAGCGAAGGGTCGCTAGAGGGACTGCTGGCGATCTGGCTGCCCGGTCACGCCGGCGCCGACACCGACGGTCGATGGCTGCTCGAGCGTTTTCGCGAGCGGCTGTGGCTCGGCATCGAACTGCATCGAGGGCCGGACGACGCGCTGCAGCTGCGGCAGTCCCTGACCCAGGCTTCACGCCTGGGCATACCCGCCGTGGCCTGTGGCGACGTGCACATGCATGCCCGCGGTCGCCGGGCATTGCAGGACTGCATGACCGCCATCCGCCACCATCTGCCGGTCGCCGAGGCCGGATGCCACCTCTTTCCCAATGGCGAACGCCACCTGCGGTCGCGCGAGGAGCTGGCCCAGCTCTATCCGGCCGCACTGCTCAGCGAAACCCTTCGCATCAGCCAGCGCTGTCATTTCCAGCTCGACCAGCTGAAATATCACTACCCCCACGAACTGGTCCCGCCTGGACATGACTCCACCTCATGGTTGCGCAAGCTGGTCGAGGATGGCGCACGCTGGCGCTGGCCGGACGGCATCCCGGAAAAGGCCCGCGCGCAGCTCGAACATGAACTGGAGCTGATCGGCGACCTGCATTACGAAAGCTATTTCCTGACCGTGCATGACATCGTTCGCTTCGCCCGCGAGCGGGGCATTCTCTGCCAGGGTCGGGGCTCGGCGGCCAACTCGAGCGTCTGCTTCGTACTGGGCATCACCGAACTCGACCCGGTGCGCAGCAAACTGTTGTTCGAGCGTTTCCTCTCCCGCGAGCGCAACGAGCCGCCCGATATCGACGTGGATTTCGAGCACGACCGCCGCGAGGAGGTCATCCAGTACGTCTTTCAGCGCTACGGGCGTAATCGCGCCGCCCTCACCGCCGTCGCCAGCAGCTACCGCGCCACCGGCGCCCTGCGGGATGTCGCCAAGGCGCTGGGCCTGCCGCCGGACCAGATCAACGCCCTGGCCGGCTGCTGTGGACGCTGGAGTGAGCACATACCCGACGACTCGCGACTGCGCGAGGCCGGCTTCGACCCGGACAATCCGGTTCTGCGCCGGGTCCTGGTGCTGACCGATGCGCTTATCGGCTTTCCCCGTCACCTGTCCCAGCACCCTGGCGGCTTCGTGATCTCCGAACAGCCGCTCGACACCCTGGTGCCGATCGAGAATGCCAGCATGGCCGACCGCACGGTGATCCAGTGGGACAAAAACGACCTCGATGCGGTCGGTCTGCTCAAGGTCGACGTGCTGGCATTGGGCATGCTCAGCGCGATACGTCGCTGTTTCGACCTGATCGAACACTATCGCGGCACGCGCTGGACCATCGCCACGCTGCCCGCGGAGGACAAGCCCACCTACGAGATGATCAGTCGGGCCGATACGATCGGCGTGTTCCAGATCGAATCACGTGCACAGATGGCCATGCTGCCACGCCTGCGCCCGAAGACCTTCTACGACCTGGTCATCCAGGTCGCCATTGTCCGCCCCGGACCGATCCAGGGCGACATGGTGCATCCCTACCTGCGCCGACGTAACAAGGAAGAAGAGGTGGATTACCCGTCCGAAGAACTGAAACCGGTGTTCGAGCGCACCCTTGGCGTGCCCCTTTTTCAGGAACAGGTGATGGAACTGGCGATCGTGGCGGCCGAATACACTCCAGACGAGGCCGACAAGCTGCGCCGTGCCATGGCCGCCTGGAAGCGTCACGGCAGCCTGGAGCCTCACCGCGTGCGACTGACCGAGCGAATGCTCGCCAAAGGCTACCAGCCCGATTTCATCGCGCGGATCTTCGAGCAGATCAAAGGGTTCGGCAGCTACGGTTTTCCCGAATCACACGCGGCGAGTTTTGCCCTGCTCACCTATGCCAGCTGCTGGCTGAAACGCCACGAGCCGGCTGCATTTGCCTGCGCCCTGATCAACAGCTGGCCGATGGGCTTCTACAACCCTGACCAGATTCTCCAGGACGCCCGTCGCCACCGGCTGGAAATCCGCCCGGTGGACGTTCGCCACAGCGGCTGGGATTGCAGCCTCGAGCCAAGCCGCCAGGCACAGCCGGCCATCCGCCTGGGGCTACGCATGGTGCGCGGCTTTCGGGAAACCGATGCCCAGCGCATCGAAGCCGCACGCCAACGCCAGCCATTCACAGATATCCATGACCTGTGCCTTCGCGCCGAGCTCGAACCGCGTGCGCGCGAGCAGCTCGCCGATGCCGGCGCCCTCCGCGGCCTGGCCGGCCATCGCCATCGAGCGCGCTGGGCCGTCGCCGGAATCGAACCACAGCTGCCGCTGTTCGCCAGCCTGCCCGCACCGGAGGAAACCTCCATCAACCTGCCATTGCCTTCGGTGGGCGAAGACCTTTTCAACGACTACGCGACCCTTGGCACGACGCTGGGGCCACATCCTTTGCTCCTGCTACGAGATGAGCTCAAGGCCCGGCGCTGCCGCAGTTCACGGGAACTGGGCACGATCGAGCACGGCCGCCCGGTCAGCGTTGCCGGCCTGGTGATCGGCCGACAACGCCCACAGACCGCCAGCGGTGTCATCTTCGTCACCCTGGAGGACGAGTTCGGCATGGTCAACGTGGTGGTCTGGCGCGACCTGGCCGAGCGCCAGAGGCGACCCTTGCTCCAGTCTCAACTGCTTCGTGTGGATGGCCATCTGGAGTCGGCCAGCGGCGTACGACATCTCATCGCCGGCCGCCTGAGCGACCTCACGCCCCTGCTCACAGGGCTCGATGTGCGTAGCCGCGATTTTCAGTGA